The following proteins come from a genomic window of Nitrospira sp.:
- a CDS encoding Phosphoribosylformylglycinamidine synthase, glutamine amidotransferase subunit translates to MNIGVVVFPGSNCDHDCEHVFKDVLGQNVTMVWHKETSVAGLDAVILPGGFSYGDYLRTGAIARFSPVMQAVKQFAAEGGLVLGICNGFQILLEAGLLPGAMLRNKSLNFICRETYVKVENAATSFTNACQSGQVLKIPIAHADGNYYTDPVTLAGLQANAQIVFRYCTADGKVTPEACPNGSLNNIAGIRNVEGNVLGMMPHPERCAEVMLGNEDGRAIFQSMIATLERKESAGAR, encoded by the coding sequence ATGAACATCGGCGTCGTTGTTTTCCCTGGTAGCAATTGCGATCACGACTGCGAGCATGTCTTTAAAGACGTGCTCGGACAAAACGTGACGATGGTATGGCATAAGGAGACGTCGGTGGCCGGTTTGGATGCGGTGATCCTGCCGGGCGGATTTTCGTATGGTGATTATCTCCGGACCGGCGCGATTGCGCGGTTTTCTCCGGTCATGCAAGCGGTGAAGCAATTTGCCGCCGAAGGAGGATTGGTGCTCGGGATCTGTAATGGCTTTCAGATTTTGCTGGAAGCGGGTTTGTTGCCGGGCGCCATGTTGCGGAATAAGTCGTTGAATTTTATCTGTCGCGAGACCTACGTCAAAGTGGAGAACGCTGCGACGTCGTTTACAAATGCCTGTCAGTCAGGACAGGTGCTCAAAATCCCGATCGCTCATGCGGATGGGAATTACTACACCGATCCGGTGACATTAGCCGGCCTTCAGGCCAACGCGCAGATCGTCTTCCGTTATTGCACGGCGGATGGAAAGGTGACGCCGGAGGCTTGTCCGAACGGCTCGCTCAATAATATTGCCGGCATCCGCAATGTGGAAGGCAACGTCCTGGGGATGATGCCGCATCCTGAGCGATGTGCCGAGGTGATGTTGGGCAATGAGGAC
- a CDS encoding Phosphoribosylaminoimidazole-succinocarboxamide synthase — protein sequence MATGELLYEGKAKKIFSTGNPDQVVQYFKDDATAFNAQKRGTIVDKGVINNKISERLFRLLEHNGVRTHFVERLNDREMLTKRVRIVPIEVVIRNVVAGSLAKRLGLKEGSRIDPAVVEFYYKNDALGDPLVNDDHLRLMNVATPGVLRELRELGHAVNKVLKPFFSERKMQLVDFKLEFGVFHNKLILADEISPDTCRFWDMTTGESMDKDRFRKDMGKIEEAYQEVLRRVCG from the coding sequence ATGGCGACGGGCGAGCTTCTTTACGAAGGCAAGGCAAAAAAGATCTTTTCGACGGGAAATCCGGATCAAGTCGTGCAGTATTTCAAGGACGATGCGACAGCCTTCAACGCACAGAAGCGCGGCACGATCGTCGACAAAGGTGTGATCAACAATAAGATTTCCGAACGGCTTTTTCGGCTCTTGGAGCATAACGGGGTACGGACACACTTTGTGGAGCGATTGAATGACCGGGAAATGCTCACGAAACGAGTCAGAATCGTACCAATCGAAGTCGTGATCCGGAACGTCGTGGCGGGTAGTTTGGCGAAGCGGCTCGGGCTGAAAGAGGGGAGCCGGATCGACCCGGCGGTCGTTGAGTTCTATTACAAGAACGACGCACTGGGAGACCCGTTGGTTAATGACGATCACCTACGGCTGATGAATGTGGCCACACCAGGCGTGTTGCGTGAGTTGCGTGAACTGGGGCACGCGGTTAATAAGGTCCTCAAACCGTTCTTCTCCGAACGGAAGATGCAGCTCGTTGATTTCAAGCTTGAGTTCGGAGTCTTTCACAATAAACTGATCCTCGCGGACGAGATTTCTCCGGACACCTGCCGTTTCTGGGATATGACGACCGGTGAGTCGATGGATAAGGATCGGTTTCGAAAGGATATGGGGAAGATTGAAGAGGCGTATCAGGAGGTGTTAAGGCGGGTTTGTGGGTAG
- a CDS encoding Transcription termination protein NusB: protein MGARHQARERALQILFQHDIHGKAAVHLDEFWREYTASDESKAFADRLVRGVLEHKQELDATIGKYATNWTVSRMPIVDRNILRAGLYELLWLDEVPAKVTMDEAIELAKSFGDDDASKFVNAVLDKVLATESRLAVKRREASGVKGEAMGKND from the coding sequence ATGGGAGCCCGTCATCAGGCCCGCGAGCGAGCCTTGCAAATCCTGTTTCAGCATGACATTCATGGGAAGGCCGCCGTGCACCTCGACGAGTTTTGGCGTGAATACACGGCATCCGATGAGTCAAAAGCGTTTGCGGATCGGTTGGTGCGGGGTGTGTTGGAGCACAAACAGGAGCTTGATGCCACCATCGGCAAGTATGCGACGAATTGGACGGTGAGTCGCATGCCGATTGTCGACCGCAATATCTTGCGTGCCGGACTGTATGAGTTGCTGTGGTTGGATGAGGTGCCTGCGAAGGTCACGATGGACGAAGCCATCGAACTCGCGAAGAGTTTCGGCGATGACGATGCCTCAAAGTTCGTGAACGCGGTTCTGGATAAGGTCTTGGCCACCGAGTCGCGATTGGCTGTCAAAAGACGTGAGGCGTCAGGTGTAAAAGGTGAGGCGATGGGGAAAAATGATTGA
- a CDS encoding Phosphoribosylformylglycinamidine synthase, PurS subunit — MKAKIHVTLKSGILDPQGKAIEHALDSLGFKNAANVRVGKYMELDLAEQDKAKAEAEVKSMCEKLLANTIIEEYRYELE; from the coding sequence GTGAAAGCCAAAATTCATGTGACACTGAAGTCAGGCATCTTGGATCCACAAGGCAAAGCCATCGAACATGCGTTGGACTCATTGGGGTTCAAGAATGCGGCGAATGTCCGTGTTGGGAAGTACATGGAACTGGATCTCGCAGAGCAAGATAAGGCTAAGGCTGAGGCTGAGGTCAAGAGCATGTGTGAAAAATTATTGGCGAATACCATCATTGAAGAGTATCGGTACGAACTTGAATAG
- a CDS encoding adenylosuccinate lyase yields MIERYTRPQMKAIWDLKHKYEIWLEVELQACAAFERAKQAPRGTAAKIRKKARIDVERIAEIEKVTKHDVIAFLESLMDTVGPEHRFLHMGLTSSDIVDTSLAIQMTEALDLIVGGVDELLAVLKQQAFRYKDQVMVGRSHGIHGEPISFGLKMALWYEEVRRHQIRLRQVRNEIAVGKLSGAMGTFAHQGPNIEDYVCAKLGLNVDPVSNQVVQRDRHASYVTALALLAASIEKFATEIRHLQRTEVLEAEEYFSEGQKGSSAMPHKRNPIVSENLCGLARVVRANSLAAMENVALWHERDISHSSVERVIMPDSTTLIDYMLAKVTDLIKHLVVYPDRMRRNLELTGGLVYSQRLLLALVEKGAQRKESYEAIQRNAMASWRGGGGLQELAGKDPFISEHLTRSEIAACFNPKYYLRHLDQIYRRVFGRHRHHSRGGKENITK; encoded by the coding sequence ATGATTGAACGCTATACACGTCCCCAGATGAAGGCTATCTGGGATCTGAAGCATAAGTATGAGATCTGGCTGGAGGTTGAACTGCAAGCCTGTGCGGCCTTTGAGCGGGCCAAACAGGCGCCGCGTGGGACGGCGGCGAAAATTCGGAAGAAGGCCAGGATCGATGTCGAGCGGATTGCCGAAATTGAAAAGGTTACGAAACATGATGTGATCGCCTTTCTCGAATCGCTCATGGACACGGTAGGACCTGAGCATCGGTTTCTTCACATGGGACTCACGTCTTCGGACATTGTCGATACCTCGCTGGCCATACAAATGACCGAGGCGCTCGATCTGATCGTGGGGGGAGTTGATGAGCTCCTTGCCGTGCTGAAACAGCAGGCGTTCCGCTACAAAGACCAGGTGATGGTGGGACGGTCACATGGCATTCACGGGGAACCGATCTCTTTCGGGTTGAAGATGGCCCTGTGGTACGAGGAAGTTCGGCGTCATCAGATACGATTGCGGCAGGTGAGAAACGAGATTGCGGTCGGCAAACTATCCGGCGCCATGGGGACGTTCGCGCACCAGGGGCCGAATATTGAAGACTATGTCTGTGCCAAGCTTGGATTGAACGTTGATCCAGTTTCCAACCAGGTGGTCCAACGAGACCGCCACGCGTCTTATGTGACGGCCCTTGCATTGCTTGCGGCAAGCATCGAGAAATTTGCCACCGAGATCCGCCATCTTCAACGCACGGAAGTGCTCGAGGCCGAAGAGTATTTTTCAGAAGGGCAGAAGGGATCTTCCGCGATGCCTCACAAGCGGAACCCGATCGTCTCGGAGAATCTCTGCGGCTTGGCTCGGGTGGTACGGGCCAACAGCTTAGCGGCGATGGAAAACGTCGCGCTCTGGCATGAGCGCGACATCAGCCATTCGTCTGTCGAGCGAGTGATCATGCCGGACAGTACGACTTTGATCGATTACATGCTGGCCAAGGTGACGGATCTGATCAAACATTTGGTCGTCTATCCGGACCGGATGAGACGAAATCTTGAATTGACCGGAGGACTCGTGTATTCGCAGCGGCTGCTGTTGGCCTTGGTTGAGAAGGGAGCGCAACGAAAAGAGTCATACGAAGCGATTCAGCGCAATGCCATGGCTTCCTGGAGGGGAGGGGGCGGACTACAAGAATTGGCTGGTAAAGATCCGTTTATTTCCGAGCATCTTACACGGAGTGAAATTGCCGCCTGTTTCAACCCAAAATATTACCTGCGCCACCTCGATCAGATCTATCGACGGGTGTTTGGGCGGCACCGCCATCATTCGCGCGGTGGCAAGGAAAACATAACGAAATGA